The genome window ACTTAAAATATCAGAGATAACTCGACTATCTTCAGCCTTTTCCATTCTATTTAAAAGCTCTTCGTTCTGAAATATAGCCATTAGCTGCTTTAATAATTTCACTTGCTTTTTTGGTTCTTTAACTGCTAGTAAGAAGACTAATTTCACATCAACTTTCTGGGCAGGATCAGCCATTAATTGAAAATTGACAGGTTCTTCTAAGGTTGCTAAAGCAATGGTTGATTCCTTTACATGTGTGGAGTCTGTATGTGGAATAGCTACATTAATACGGCCAATTTGCAGACCAGTAGGCAAAGACATCTCTCGTTGAAGCACTGCATCAATGTAAGTGTCCGTAACATAACCAGATTCTAATAACATCTCTCCCAAAATCTTAATTACTTCCTCAGAGCTATTTACTTTTAATTTTACTTTTACTAAGTCTAAAACCATGATTGTCTCCTCACATTCACATTTCTAATGAAATAATAAACACTTGTGTTAATCCAATTATTAATTAGTGTGCAGCACCTCCATAAATGATTGAAAATCTTTTGTTTGAATTAACTCTTGAACTTTATCTTTAGATTTAACCAATTGATAAAGTTGTTTAAAAACCTTATAGTGATTTTCTCGATCTACTTCACTTGGTAAAATCAAAAAGACAAGTTGCACATTTGTTTTTCCCCATGGGATAGGTTTATGATTGATAGCTATATAAATCATCGTTTCTTCATTTTCCGTTCTTGCAATAGGATGTGGCATAGCTACGTAATTCCCAACTTCTGTTGACGACATCTCTTCTCTTGTTAAAATACCATCTAACAAATATTCCATTTTCACTTTTTCTGTTAATCTTAATAAGAAGTCATGTTTGTTGTTTTCATCTAAAAGAATGAATCGGTTTTCACTTAAAGTCCGATCAAGAAAGCCCTGATTAATTGCTACTGCTATTTTCTTTAAATCTTGTTCATCCAGAAACTCATTAACATGAATAATGGGAATACCATTCTTCTTCACATCCATTGTTGAAATAATTAATGAAATATTTTCTTCTATTTGATCTAACATTTGTAAGGTATATTCTCCTGCAATTTCAATATCTAGAAAATGTCTTTGAATTTTCTGCTTCAATATCATTGAAGCACCAATCCCACTTCCAGATACGATTGCTACTCTTACTTTTTTTCTTTTTGTTCGTTCAATATGTGCAGCAATATGAAGAGCAATGTATCCGATTTCACTTTCTGGCACAACAAAGGTTAAATGTTTCTCCAAACGATGTGCTAAGAGAACTGCAATATGATAAGCTAATAAGTACTCCATCTTAATATGAGAAATATAAGGATTTTCTACATAAAGCTGATATTGAAGAGGATATTGGGCTTTTGCTAAGTGAAAAAGTAATCCAGACACAAGTAGGCGATCTTCATTAAAGCGAAAATCGTATTGCTTCCCAAGATCAACTAAGCTTTTTTCTAACTCTTGTTTCAGTTCCTGAGGAATATTGGTTTCATTATTATAAAAACTAACTATTATACGCTGGCTTATTAGGTGTAGGCTAAAGTACATTTTCTCTTGATTTCCAATATCTATTTGGAATATCTCCTGAACATCCTCTAAAATCTTAGATGCCAATTCAAATTCTTCATAATCTAAAGATTGCTCTACTTCCTTTACTTCGCGGATCTCATATCCATGTCGGATACGGTATATCGCAATAATTAAATGCACTAACAAACTACTTAATTTCCCTGTGGGAATATCGTGAATATACTTATTTAGATTCTCAATCACCACTGTTGACAGTAAATTTAATTCTTCTTCTAAAACCCAGCCACCGAAACGAACTAATAATTCTTTATACAGCTCTTTTATTGTCATAAAGTTTTTTTCTACTAAACTCTCAAGTAATAATCTTTTGTCAAATTCATCCCCCTCTAATCGAATCCCTTGAAAAACTAATGCTTCCACGGATAAATTTCTTTTTTGGGAGGTAATCATTTGAGAAATTCGTTGAATATCTGACCGAATCGTTTGTGGAGAGAAATAAATCATTTGGGATAATTGTTCGTATGTTGTCCATTCCTTGGTATCTAGAAGTGCCTTTACAATATAAAATGCACGCTCCTCAAATTCAATATGATGTCTCTGTTTAAAACCAACTAACTCACCTTCAAGTTGATAACCTTGGCGTTTATTTGAAATGATGCGTGCCCCAATGAGATAGTTATCATTCAAATCTTTAATGTCATTTCTCACTGTTCTGGAACTAATATTTAGCTGTTCACTAATATCATTTCCCGTTACAAACCCATCTGAGTTTTGAAGTATGTGAAGAAGCTTGGTATATCTATCTCTCATAGTGAATACCTCCTGTATCTACATCATAAAAAAGAAAGCACTTCCACGCTATTTTGTTCTTTTTCCTATTAGTAAGGAAAGGAAAGAGTACAACAAAACTCTTCCTAATGATAATGGCAAACTTTAATGATAGATACAACGAAACTTCGTGTAGAGATAAGTGCAAATGTATTGGCTGCTAGTAGTGAATTGAATTGGAATGCTTTGATGGAAAAGATTAAAAGAGGAGTACGAAGAAAGGAATGATAACACGCAAGACTCTCATAATTAATAAACGACAAGGAAACATGTTATAGAAACCATAGTTCCACTCAATTTAAATTTCTTTCTGCTTAACCAAAAATAAAAAGACAGAAATTCCCATAATACGGAAATCACTATCTTTTTAGACCAAAAATAAAAGTGAAATGAAAAATACATTCCATTGTATGTAGTATTAATAAAAAATAAAAAACCACCAAATATGTATTTGGTGGAGACGGAGGGAGTCGAACCCTCGTCCAGAAATATCGGCACTTAAGCTTCTACGAGTGTAGTCAACATATTCGCATTTCGCTTATTCTTCTGCCTGTTGACAGGCGTCCGATAAGCTAGTCTGGTTGTTCTCTTCCTTCTTCCTCAGACGGTGGAATCCGGCGTAGCCCACTTAAAGTGAGTCCCTGACCCTACCACATGGGCGATGGAGGGAGGAACCGCTAAGCGCTATTAAGCAGCTAAAGCGAAGTTGTTTTGTTGTTTGCCAGTTATAGGCTTTGACGTTTTAACGAGGCCGATCCCCTCGACTCGCAACCTAAGCTCGAACTATCCCTGTCGAATCCGTAGCGTCCCCATTATAAGGATAAAATCAAGTAATTGTTACATTACAAGATTCTTAGCATTTAAGCTTAACGTTTCGGAAGCTCTGAAATAGGAGCTTAAAGTTATGTTGTCTTATCGACATAAATTATTATAACATAACTGGAGCGTATTTCAATTGTAAAGTTTTGGATTACATTTTTTGCCTTTCACGTAAAGCACGTTCAATACTGCGATTTGCTTCTTTACGTTTTAAAGTTTCCCGCTTGTCATAGTTCTTTTTACCCTTACCTAGACCAATCAAAACCTTTGCATAGCCATTTTTAAAATAAAGTTTCAGTGGAACTAAAGCATAGCCCGCTTCTTTTGTATCCCCGATTAACTTATTAATTTGTTTGCGATGTAATAAAAGCTTTCTTGTTCTTAATGGATCATGATTATAGCGATTTCCTTGTTCATATGGACTGATATGCATCCCTAATAGAAATACCTCGCCATTAATAATCCGCGCATATGATTCCTTCAAATTTACTCTTCCTGCACGAATCGCTTTAATTTCTGTTCCTTGGAGAACAATCCCTGCCTCATAAGTCTCTTCAATAAAATAGTCATGGTTTGCTTTTTTATTCTGTGCTACTAATTTCCCTTCACCTTTTGGCATGTCTCTTCCCCCTACTCTGCCAATAATTTTATCAAAAGAACGCTTAATATACAAACATCCTCTGCATGTGGCTTCTTCATCTAAAAGAAACCACATGCATAAATGCATCTATTTATCTGTTAGCGTTTCTTTTTCTTTCTCTTTGCTTTTGGAGCATTCTCGAAGTGTTTTCTCTCATTCTTTCCTTTACGTCTTGATTCACCTGTTTTTCCTTTACGATCCGTATCTCTCTCTGATTTGCCTTTACGCGGGGCACGAGAGACACTGCCAGTAGAAAATACCTTCCCTTCTTTTTTCGGATCTCTGCGGCGAGTCCCCTTCATTCCAACTATTTCAAAGTCAATGGCACGTTCCTCTTTGTTCACATTCACAACGCGAACAGTAATTTCGTCTCCAATACGGAAAACCTTCCCTGTTCGCTCGCCAATCATAGCAAAATGACGCTCATCATAACGATAGTAATCATCTGTCATATAGCTTACATGGACAAGTCCTTCAATCGTATTCGTAAGTTCCACAAACATACCAAAATTCGTAACAGAACTAATAATGCCATCATATTCTTCGCCAATTTTATCAAGCATGTACTCTGATTTTTTCAGTTCATCCGTTTCGCGTTCTGCTTCTACTGATCTTCTTTCCATACTAGAGGAGTGCTCAGCGATTTCTGTTAGGCGGCTGTTCCACTTTTCTTGTGTAGCAGAACTAATATCCCCTTCAATTAAATACGTACGAATTAAACGATGTACGATTAAATCCGGATACCGTCTAATCGGCGATGTAAAATGCGTATAAAATTCTGTTGATAAACCAAAATGCCCTAAGCTTTCTGGATAGTATTTAGCCTGCTGCATGGAGCGCAGCATGACAGTCGAAATAACCATCTCTTCAGGAGTTCCCTGTACTGACTCAATAATTTCTTGTAATGCTCTTGGATGAACAGAGTTAGCAGTACCTTTCACGATATAACCAAAGTTTGTAATAAACTCGAAAAATCTTCTTAACTTTTCCTCTTTTGGATCTTCATGAATACGGTAAATAAATGGAACCTGCATCCAATGAAAATGTTCCGCGACTGTTTCGTTGGCAACAAGCATAAACTCTTCAATTAGTTTTTCTGCAACAGAACGTTCTCTTAAAATAACATCCTGTGGCTTTCCATCTTCATCTACAATTACTTTAGATTCTTTAAAGTCAAAATCAATGGCACCACGAGTCATCCGTTTTTTGCGCAGAATAGCTGCTAAATCCTCCATTCGTTCAAACATCGGGACAAGCCCTTCATACTTGGCTCTTAGTTCTTCATCTTTATCATGTAAAATCGAATTCACATCAGCATATGTCATTCGTTCCGTTGTTTTAATGACACTTTGAAAAATTTCATGGGAAACTACTTCACCATCAGACGTAATTTCCATCTCACAAGAAAGAGTTAAGCGATCAACCTTTGGATTTAAAGAACAAATTCCATTAGATAAACGGTGCGGAATCATTGGAATAACTCGGTCAACTAAATAAACGCTTGTTCCTCTCTCCTCGGCTTCTACATCTATTGGAGAGTTTTCCGTTACATAGTAAGAAACATCTGCGATATGCACCCCTAATTTATAATTACCGTTCTCTAACATCGTTACTGTAACGGCATCATCCAAATCCTTCGCATCTGCCCCATCAATTGTGACAATAGTTTCATTGCGCAAATCACGTCTATTGGCAATTTCCTCTTCATCAATCGTATCTGGTGCATTATTCGCTTGTTCTAACACGTTATCTGGAAAGGCAAGTGGTAATCCATGCTTATGTATTACCGATAAAATATCAACACCTGGGTCATTTTTGTGTCCAAGTATTTTAACAACCTCTCCCTCCGCATTCTTTCTGCCTTCAGGATAAGAAGTTAATTTCACGACAACCTTATGCCCTTCTATTGCCCCTTTTGTGCTGCCTTTTGGGATAAAAATATCTGTCGCGATTTTTTTATCATCAGGGATAACAAAGCCAAAATGCTTGCTCTCTGAATATGTACCAACAATTTGCTGGACTCCTCTTTCGATAATTCGTACGATTGTTCCTTCTCTTCTTTGGCCAGAGCTTTCCGAAGTGACACGTGCTAATACAATATCACCATTTAACGCCGTTTTAACTTCATTAGGCGGTATAAAAATATCATCCATGCCTTGTTCTTCAGGGATAACAAACGCAAATCCTTTCGCATGACCAGCTAATTTCCCCCGAATAAGGTTCATCTTCTCTGGTAATCCATAACGATTGCTCCTTGTCCGAACAACTAGCCCCTTCTCTTCCATCTGTACAAGTGCCTTGACAAAATCTTTAAAGTGAGAAGAATCCTCTATTCCGAAAGCCTCTTCTAGCTCTTGCACGGTTAGTGGTTTATAGGCTTCATCTTTCATATAAGTTAATAGCTTCTCGACATTTTCTTTAATTATATCTTCCAAACAAAAAACCTCCTTTGCATCTTATTGATTCCAATCTAGTTTTTCTAAAAACTGATAGAAATCTTCAAAAACTTGTTCTTTTTCTTTATCATGTGTAATAACATGTCCAGAGTTTTCATACCATTTAATATCTTTTTGAATCGATTCCACTTCTTCATAAATGATATTTGCACTATTTGTATCAATCATTTGATCATGTCGTGCCTGAATAACAAAAACTGGTGAATAAATAAGATCAATCGATTCTCTTACTTCTTTGATTAAATTTTGTAATTCTTTTAATGTATTCATTGGCTTAAATTGAGCCATTTCCTGCTCAATAACTTCTTCTGATTTCTTCTCGCGCTGCTTATAATTACGAGCGTATTCAAGTACGCCTTCATACATGACATCTTCACTTTTAATGTACATTGGAGCACACATGGTTACGATACCCTTTACAGGTACAGTGTAACCTAATTTAAGGGAAAATACCCCTCCTAAAGAAAGACCTCCGACAGCAATTTCTTCAAATCCCATCTCCTTTAAATGCTGGTATGCTTCCGTTACATCCTTCCACCAATCCTTTGGCCCGTATTCCACTAATTCCTCTGGTGGTACTCCATGTCCTTTATATAAAGGTACATAGCAGGTGTAGCCCTTTGTATTTAAATATCTACCAAGCAAGCGTACATCTGATGTATTCCCCGTAAAGCCGTGCAATAAAAGCACTGCACGTTTATTATCTCCTTTAAAGGTTAATGGTTTCTGTTCTACTATTTTCATTAGATAAACGCTCCTTTGTCTTATTATTTTCTCCTTCGCCCTATTCTATAATATAAAGTGACCAATTTATTTGAAAAAGAACTATCCTTCTATTTTAGTAAAAAAGAAAAGAAAGAATCCAGTCATATGATTACTTCATACTATAGGTCTTTTATAAATCTTATGTACAACTCCATTTGTTTTCCGAAAAAAAACCTGACCTTTCTTGGCCAGGTTTTTTCATCTATACCGAATCTCGTTATTATAGATCAAAATAACTAACTGCAATCGTTAAGACAAAGAATAGAATTGCTAAAACGATTGTTGCATTGTGAAGGATTAATTCTAAACCACGTGCTTTTTGTTTACCAAATAACTGCTCTGCACCACCAGAAATTGCTCCAGATAGTCCAGCACTCTTACCATTTTGAAGAAGTACTACTACGATTAATGCAATCGCAACGATAATCAATAAAGTAATCAAAACTGTGTGTATCATATCAAACACCTCCATTAAAACCAACCTACATTAGTTTAAATGTATCATATTTTATGTTTTGTCACAATAGTATGTCGCGTCTTTGTCATAATAATTAGTAGAATACATCATGGGACAGTGGCTAATGATTGAGAAGCCTCTTAAACAAGATATATGTTGTTCGTTATGTTTAAGAGTAGAGACAATGGCTTTCTGTTCCCTTCTTCAGCTTTTCTTCTTGTTTGCGGGAACAGAGAACGGCTCTCTGTTCCCTTCTTCAGCTTTTCTTCTTGTTTGTGGGCACAGACAATGGCTCTCTGTTCCCTTTTTCAGCTTTTCTTCTTGTTTGTGGGCACAGAGAACGGCTCTCTGTTCCCTTTTTCAGCTTTTCTTCTTGTTTGTGGGCACAGACAATGGCTCTCTGTTCCCTTCTTCAGCTTTTCTTCTTGTTTGCGGGCACAGAGAACGGCTCTCTGTTCTCTTCTTCAGCTTTTCTTCTTGTTTGTGGGCACAGAGAATGGCTCTCTGTTCCCTTCTTCAGCTTTTCTTCTTGTTTGCGGGCACAGAGAACGGCTCTCTGCTCCCTTCTTCAGCTTTTCTTCTTGTTTGCGGGCACAGACAATGGCTCTCTGTTCCCTTTTTCAGCTTTTCTTCTTGTTTGTGGGCACAGAGAATGGCTCTCTGTTCCCTTTTTCAGCTTTTCTTCTTGTTTGTGGGCACAGAGAATGGCTCTCTGTTCCCTTTTTCAGCTTTTCTTCTTGTTTGTGGGCACAGACAATGGCTTTCTGTTCCCTTTTTCAGCTTTTCTTCTTGTTTGCGGGCACAGAGAACGGCTCTCTGTTCCCTTCTTCAGCTTTTCTTCTTGTTTGTGGGCACAGACAATGGCTCTCTGTTCCCTTTTTCAGCTTTTCTTCTTGTTTGTGGGCACAGACAATGGCTCTCTGTTCCCTTTTTCAGGTATCCCAGCCAGCTTATGTCACTGATGGATCCTCCCTCTCTTCTAACAAAAAAACATTCTCTATATAACAAAAAACACCCTAG of Niallia circulans contains these proteins:
- the rnr gene encoding ribonuclease R codes for the protein MKDEAYKPLTVQELEEAFGIEDSSHFKDFVKALVQMEEKGLVVRTRSNRYGLPEKMNLIRGKLAGHAKGFAFVIPEEQGMDDIFIPPNEVKTALNGDIVLARVTSESSGQRREGTIVRIIERGVQQIVGTYSESKHFGFVIPDDKKIATDIFIPKGSTKGAIEGHKVVVKLTSYPEGRKNAEGEVVKILGHKNDPGVDILSVIHKHGLPLAFPDNVLEQANNAPDTIDEEEIANRRDLRNETIVTIDGADAKDLDDAVTVTMLENGNYKLGVHIADVSYYVTENSPIDVEAEERGTSVYLVDRVIPMIPHRLSNGICSLNPKVDRLTLSCEMEITSDGEVVSHEIFQSVIKTTERMTYADVNSILHDKDEELRAKYEGLVPMFERMEDLAAILRKKRMTRGAIDFDFKESKVIVDEDGKPQDVILRERSVAEKLIEEFMLVANETVAEHFHWMQVPFIYRIHEDPKEEKLRRFFEFITNFGYIVKGTANSVHPRALQEIIESVQGTPEEMVISTVMLRSMQQAKYYPESLGHFGLSTEFYTHFTSPIRRYPDLIVHRLIRTYLIEGDISSATQEKWNSRLTEIAEHSSSMERRSVEAERETDELKKSEYMLDKIGEEYDGIISSVTNFGMFVELTNTIEGLVHVSYMTDDYYRYDERHFAMIGERTGKVFRIGDEITVRVVNVNKEERAIDFEIVGMKGTRRRDPKKEGKVFSTGSVSRAPRKGKSERDTDRKGKTGESRRKGKNERKHFENAPKAKRKKKKR
- a CDS encoding BglG family transcription antiterminator, whose protein sequence is MRDRYTKLLHILQNSDGFVTGNDISEQLNISSRTVRNDIKDLNDNYLIGARIISNKRQGYQLEGELVGFKQRHHIEFEERAFYIVKALLDTKEWTTYEQLSQMIYFSPQTIRSDIQRISQMITSQKRNLSVEALVFQGIRLEGDEFDKRLLLESLVEKNFMTIKELYKELLVRFGGWVLEEELNLLSTVVIENLNKYIHDIPTGKLSSLLVHLIIAIYRIRHGYEIREVKEVEQSLDYEEFELASKILEDVQEIFQIDIGNQEKMYFSLHLISQRIIVSFYNNETNIPQELKQELEKSLVDLGKQYDFRFNEDRLLVSGLLFHLAKAQYPLQYQLYVENPYISHIKMEYLLAYHIAVLLAHRLEKHLTFVVPESEIGYIALHIAAHIERTKRKKVRVAIVSGSGIGASMILKQKIQRHFLDIEIAGEYTLQMLDQIEENISLIISTMDVKKNGIPIIHVNEFLDEQDLKKIAVAINQGFLDRTLSENRFILLDENNKHDFLLRLTEKVKMEYLLDGILTREEMSSTEVGNYVAMPHPIARTENEETMIYIAINHKPIPWGKTNVQLVFLILPSEVDRENHYKVFKQLYQLVKSKDKVQELIQTKDFQSFMEVLHTN
- a CDS encoding PTS sugar transporter subunit IIA — protein: MVLDLVKVKLKVNSSEEVIKILGEMLLESGYVTDTYIDAVLQREMSLPTGLQIGRINVAIPHTDSTHVKESTIALATLEEPVNFQLMADPAQKVDVKLVFLLAVKEPKKQVKLLKQLMAIFQNEELLNRMEKAEDSRVISDILSSALA
- the smpB gene encoding SsrA-binding protein SmpB, encoding MPKGEGKLVAQNKKANHDYFIEETYEAGIVLQGTEIKAIRAGRVNLKESYARIINGEVFLLGMHISPYEQGNRYNHDPLRTRKLLLHRKQINKLIGDTKEAGYALVPLKLYFKNGYAKVLIGLGKGKKNYDKRETLKRKEANRSIERALRERQKM
- a CDS encoding alpha/beta hydrolase — its product is MKIVEQKPLTFKGDNKRAVLLLHGFTGNTSDVRLLGRYLNTKGYTCYVPLYKGHGVPPEELVEYGPKDWWKDVTEAYQHLKEMGFEEIAVGGLSLGGVFSLKLGYTVPVKGIVTMCAPMYIKSEDVMYEGVLEYARNYKQREKKSEEVIEQEMAQFKPMNTLKELQNLIKEVRESIDLIYSPVFVIQARHDQMIDTNSANIIYEEVESIQKDIKWYENSGHVITHDKEKEQVFEDFYQFLEKLDWNQ
- the secG gene encoding preprotein translocase subunit SecG — protein: MHTVLITLLIIVAIALIVVVLLQNGKSAGLSGAISGGAEQLFGKQKARGLELILHNATIVLAILFFVLTIAVSYFDL